A DNA window from Maribellus comscasis contains the following coding sequences:
- a CDS encoding HpcH/HpaI aldolase family protein: MKKLLLAKIKRGDNIYGTCISSFSPLWSKGAKNAKLDFVFLDTEHIPLERMEVANLCQLYSALGIAPIVRIPSPEPILACQMIDAGAEGVLAPYIENRQQVKELVGALKYRPLKGEKLQEVLESPAVLKPDLKEYLANYNQGNICLINIESMPAFEKLDELLNVSGVDAVFIGPHDLSVSMGIPEQYDHPEFEKVVQFVIQRCRERNVAVGIHFSETPDRQIRWVKEGANIVMHSSDIAIFSQQLLKDINRIRESCGEETNRSSEDLIV; the protein is encoded by the coding sequence ATGAAAAAATTGCTGCTGGCTAAAATAAAAAGAGGAGATAATATATACGGAACTTGTATATCCTCTTTTTCACCACTTTGGAGTAAAGGCGCAAAAAATGCAAAACTCGATTTTGTTTTTCTTGATACGGAGCACATCCCTTTGGAAAGAATGGAAGTTGCAAATTTATGCCAATTGTACTCTGCTTTAGGAATTGCACCTATAGTCCGGATTCCGTCTCCCGAACCGATTTTGGCTTGTCAGATGATTGATGCCGGGGCTGAAGGAGTCCTGGCCCCATATATTGAAAACAGGCAACAGGTAAAAGAGCTGGTCGGGGCTTTAAAATACCGACCATTAAAAGGAGAAAAATTACAGGAGGTGCTTGAAAGTCCGGCGGTATTAAAACCTGATTTAAAGGAGTATCTTGCCAACTACAATCAAGGCAACATCTGTCTTATTAATATTGAAAGTATGCCGGCATTTGAAAAATTGGATGAGCTGCTAAATGTTTCAGGAGTAGATGCTGTTTTTATTGGTCCGCACGACTTATCCGTGAGTATGGGGATTCCCGAACAATATGACCATCCTGAATTTGAAAAAGTGGTTCAGTTTGTTATTCAAAGATGCCGTGAGAGGAATGTGGCTGTTGGCATTCATTTTTCAGAAACGCCCGACAGGCAGATTAGATGGGTAAAAGAAGGAGCGAATATTGTTATGCATAGTTCGGATATAGCTATATTCTCGCAGCAGCTATTAAAAGATATAAACAGAATAAGAGAAAGCTGCGGAGAAGAGACAAATCGTTCGTCGGAAGATTTAATTGTGTAA
- a CDS encoding alpha-L-rhamnosidase has translation MKRNIFIFFVFIIVFFACSEKQKKGFSFEKMLVENIVQPINIDVQQPHFSWVISSSERNHEQTAYQILLASSKEMLENNKADIWDSEKTKSVETIQHKLQNAKLKSNQKYYWKAVVWDNRGAKLESQVDSFETAFLQNGDWQAQWIGKENAVDTVLEKGFIIEEKNNKAEIEAIEYSGQSLLLRKEVELPRKIKLAKAFVTGVGFYEFFINGKRVGDHVLDPAKTPYHKEILYSTYDVTDLLHEGKNAFGIHLGNGWHNPYKKWWKQYRMQWFGPKKAFAQIEISYADGSVETIKTDKSWSCSDGPVVFNCIYDGEIYDANLEKAGWATAGFDDSSWKKVSVFHPGNISLKSQNMPAIKVTQTIQPTEISGNQNNSRTFDMGQNFTGWVRVKVRGEKGTKIKIRFAEDIHEDGTIDDTSNEHAKATAEYILKGEGTETYEPHFTYFGFKYVEVSSEEGLLNLDEITGCVVHSDNRQVGYFECSDSLVNKIHRATVWSQKSNMLGYPMDCPQRDERLGWFGDAQVTAEEAMFNFDMAGFFKNWFRGIQLNQDKETGDLPIISPQPYIWDEGIEWSSTYIIMLWQYYTWYNDKQILAEHYPTMKRYMQFLDSLATDYILPSGWIGDWGSLVEGWKEGQPESVPTAFYYFNATILSKVAGVLGNSSDQKYFSNQAGKIKQAYNQNYFHSETGNYNNGSQMANAFPLFLGIVPENEQQKALENLVHDIEVNNQNHLTTGVLGTKYMPEALAQMGRPDVAWNIITQKTYPSWNSMMEKYTTVCEFWTLKQSKNHVMMGSIDAWFYKYIAGIQQKANCLAFSSFTIKPNLLEGLTYAKASTETLRGKIAVDWRKQPDIFSMNVEVPFNTSATVFIPGAKKDKLFENETTLENADDVTYVGYQDGRHVLKISSGSYAFLLKKS, from the coding sequence ATGAAAAGAAATATTTTCATCTTTTTTGTTTTTATTATCGTGTTTTTCGCCTGTTCTGAAAAGCAAAAGAAAGGTTTTTCTTTTGAGAAAATGTTGGTTGAAAACATTGTACAACCCATTAACATCGATGTGCAACAGCCTCATTTTTCATGGGTTATTTCTTCATCCGAACGCAATCATGAACAAACGGCTTATCAGATATTACTGGCTTCATCGAAAGAAATGTTGGAAAACAACAAAGCTGATATTTGGGATTCTGAAAAAACAAAATCTGTTGAGACCATTCAGCACAAACTTCAGAACGCGAAGTTAAAATCTAATCAGAAGTATTATTGGAAAGCTGTGGTTTGGGATAATCGGGGCGCAAAGCTGGAAAGCCAGGTTGATTCCTTCGAAACGGCTTTTTTACAAAATGGTGACTGGCAGGCTCAATGGATTGGGAAAGAAAATGCTGTTGATACGGTTTTGGAAAAAGGTTTTATAATTGAAGAAAAGAATAATAAAGCGGAAATAGAAGCGATTGAGTATTCCGGTCAGTCGCTTTTATTGCGAAAGGAAGTAGAGCTTCCTCGTAAAATTAAGTTGGCTAAAGCATTTGTTACCGGCGTGGGATTTTATGAATTTTTTATCAATGGAAAGCGGGTCGGAGATCATGTGCTCGATCCGGCAAAAACGCCATACCATAAAGAGATTCTTTACAGCACCTATGACGTGACAGATTTGTTGCATGAAGGGAAAAATGCTTTTGGAATTCATTTGGGAAACGGTTGGCATAATCCTTATAAAAAGTGGTGGAAACAATATCGTATGCAGTGGTTTGGCCCTAAAAAGGCATTTGCCCAAATAGAAATCAGTTACGCCGATGGTTCTGTTGAAACCATAAAAACAGACAAGAGCTGGAGCTGCTCTGATGGACCGGTAGTATTTAACTGTATTTACGATGGTGAAATTTATGACGCAAATCTGGAAAAAGCGGGCTGGGCAACTGCGGGTTTTGATGATTCATCGTGGAAAAAAGTGAGTGTTTTTCATCCTGGAAATATTTCGTTGAAATCGCAAAACATGCCAGCCATAAAAGTGACTCAAACTATTCAACCGACGGAAATTTCAGGCAACCAAAACAATTCCCGAACGTTTGATATGGGCCAAAATTTTACAGGTTGGGTACGCGTCAAAGTTCGTGGAGAAAAAGGGACAAAAATTAAAATACGTTTTGCCGAAGATATTCACGAGGATGGAACAATTGACGATACCAGCAACGAACATGCTAAAGCAACAGCTGAATATATTTTGAAAGGCGAAGGAACGGAAACTTATGAACCGCATTTTACTTATTTTGGGTTTAAATATGTGGAAGTCTCCTCAGAGGAAGGTTTGTTAAATCTGGATGAAATTACCGGTTGTGTGGTGCATTCCGATAACCGTCAAGTTGGGTATTTTGAATGCAGCGATTCTTTGGTAAATAAAATTCATCGGGCAACTGTTTGGTCTCAAAAAAGTAACATGCTTGGTTATCCTATGGATTGCCCTCAGCGCGATGAGCGGCTTGGGTGGTTCGGTGATGCTCAGGTAACCGCCGAAGAAGCCATGTTTAATTTTGATATGGCTGGATTTTTTAAAAATTGGTTCAGGGGAATTCAACTCAATCAGGATAAAGAAACGGGCGATCTTCCCATTATTTCGCCACAACCATATATTTGGGATGAAGGTATTGAGTGGAGCAGTACATACATAATTATGCTTTGGCAATATTATACCTGGTATAATGACAAACAAATTCTGGCTGAGCATTATCCAACCATGAAACGTTACATGCAATTTCTCGACAGCCTTGCAACCGATTATATTTTGCCGTCGGGGTGGATTGGCGACTGGGGGAGTTTGGTCGAAGGGTGGAAAGAAGGCCAGCCTGAATCTGTGCCAACTGCGTTTTATTATTTTAACGCAACGATTTTGTCGAAGGTAGCCGGAGTTTTAGGAAATTCTTCGGATCAAAAATATTTTTCCAACCAGGCTGGAAAAATTAAACAAGCCTATAATCAAAATTATTTTCACTCAGAAACAGGAAATTACAATAACGGCAGCCAGATGGCGAATGCTTTCCCGCTTTTCCTGGGAATCGTTCCTGAGAATGAGCAACAAAAGGCACTGGAGAATTTGGTGCACGACATCGAAGTTAATAATCAAAACCACCTGACAACCGGTGTTTTGGGAACGAAATACATGCCCGAAGCGCTCGCGCAAATGGGACGGCCTGATGTCGCATGGAATATTATTACTCAAAAAACATATCCCAGCTGGAATAGCATGATGGAAAAATATACCACGGTCTGCGAATTCTGGACCTTAAAGCAGTCGAAAAATCATGTAATGATGGGAAGTATTGATGCCTGGTTTTACAAGTACATCGCCGGAATTCAGCAGAAGGCAAATTGTTTGGCATTTAGCTCATTTACCATTAAACCAAATTTGCTTGAAGGATTAACATATGCCAAAGCAAGCACGGAAACCTTGCGCGGAAAAATTGCCGTTGATTGGAGAAAGCAACCGGATATTTTTTCAATGAATGTAGAAGTTCCGTTTAATACCTCGGCAACGGTTTTCATTCCCGGAGCGAAAAAAGATAAATTATTTGAAAATGAAACGACGCTGGAAAATGCAGATGATGTTACATATGTAGGTTACCAAGATGGGAGGCATGTATTGAAGATTAGTTCAGGTAGTTATGCTTTTCTTTTAAAAAAAAGCTGA
- a CDS encoding DUF1349 domain-containing protein encodes MNQPDLRAFKWINKPRNFELADDHLKIITEAGTDLWQRTHYGFQNDNAPGFLTEVSGDFSFSVKTSFDSDFMYDQCGILLYQDSENWLKVSVEYENEEFARLGSVATNLGYSDWATTDIPATISEMWYRLSRSQQDFLVENSTDGIHFRQMRIFHFHQLIELAKIGVYACSPLESSFNATFSEFKIGPSVWPKHN; translated from the coding sequence ATGAATCAACCGGATTTAAGAGCCTTTAAGTGGATAAATAAACCCAGGAACTTTGAACTTGCGGATGATCACCTGAAAATTATAACGGAAGCCGGAACAGATTTGTGGCAGCGAACACATTATGGTTTTCAGAATGACAATGCCCCCGGTTTTTTGACAGAAGTAAGCGGGGACTTTAGCTTTAGCGTAAAAACGAGTTTTGATTCTGATTTTATGTATGATCAGTGTGGTATATTACTTTATCAGGACAGCGAAAATTGGCTAAAGGTGTCTGTAGAATATGAGAATGAAGAATTTGCGCGTTTAGGTTCTGTGGCTACCAACCTTGGATATTCCGATTGGGCAACAACCGATATTCCCGCTACCATTTCTGAAATGTGGTATCGGTTAAGTCGAAGTCAACAGGATTTTTTGGTGGAAAATTCGACCGATGGAATTCATTTTCGTCAAATGAGGATATTTCATTTTCATCAATTAATTGAGCTGGCAAAAATTGGGGTTTATGCCTGCAGCCCTTTAGAATCAAGTTTTAATGCTACTTTCTCCGAATTTAAAATAGGTCCGTCTGTTTGGCCAAAACACAATTAA